GGCGGGATCTACGGCAACGACGCGGTCGAGGCGATGTATCCAATGACCCGCACGGATTCCACGGGCGAAACGATCGACACCAGCAAACACAACTACACCATCACCTTCCAGGCCGACCAGTTTCCGCCGGTCAATGCCTTCTGGTCGGTTACCATGTATGACGGCAAGAGCCAGTTGCTGATCAAGAATCCGATCAACCGCTACCTTATCAATTCGCCAATGCTGCCGGACATGAAGAGAAATGCGGACGGCTCGCTGACGATCTACATTCAGAAGGATTCGCCTGGTACCGACAAGGAATCCAACTGGCTGCCTGCACCCAACGACACCGCCTATCTCGTGATGCGTCTCTACTGGCCCAAGACCGAAAAACCTTCGATCCTCCCGCCAGGCATGGGCACTTGGGCACCTCCGGGGATCGTCAAACTGAAATAATCCAATCGTGAAATATTGTTCTGGTCTGTGGGTTGCTCTTTTTGAACGACCCGTGGATCAGCAAAAAAAGTCAATTCCAAACCATAAAGGTCATCCTATGAAAATTAAACACATCATTACGCTCATAATGGCACTCGCCGCCTTCGTGCAGCCCCTGACTGGCCAGGCAGCAGACGTCACCCCGGATGAAGCCCGCGCCATCGCCAAGGAGGCTGCCGTTTACGGCTTTCCGGTCATCGATAGCTACCGCGTCAACTACGAATATTTCTTCAAGCCGGGCACGCCCGAGTACAAAGGGGCGCCGAACACGCTCATCAACGTCCCCCGAGTTTACACGCCGGCGGACACAGCGATCCAGACGCCCAATTCGGACACACCCTATTCCTTCATTAAATCAAGCCAGATAAACCAGCGTCTGGTTGTCTAACGTCGGAGAAAATCGACTCCATGCATTCACAGGAACTCTCAGCCTCTTTCCCAGTAGCCCTGACCCCGGGCGTGCACCTCATGGCCAAGCCTGCCGGGCCGGATTGCAATCTGCGCTGTGCGTACTGCTTTTACCTCGAAAAGGAAGCGTTGTTCCCGGATATCAAACGCCCGCGCATGACGGACGAGGTTCTGGAAGCCTATGTGCGCCAGACCGCCGCAGCCAACCTGAACACGCCGGGAGGGCTGCTCTTCAGCTGGCAGGGCGGCGAACCCACGCTCATGGGACTGCCTTTCTTCCGCCGGGCCGTGGAACTGGAGCGCAAATACGCTGAAGGACAAGCCGTTGCCAACACCCTGCAGACCAACGGCACCCTGCTGACCGACGAATGGTGCGAATTCCTGGCCCAAAACGGATTCCTGGTGGGCCTCAGCCTGGACGGCCCGGACTTCGTGCACGACCGCCATCGACGGGACGCCGCCGGCAGGGGTACCTTCGAGCGGGTTCTGCGGGCTCTGAAGCTCATGCAGAAGCATGGCGTGGAGTACAACGTCATGGCCACGGTCAGCCGCGAGAGCGCCGGTCAGCCGCTCGAAATCTATTCCTTTTTCAAAGACCAGGGCGTGCGCCACGTCCAGTTCTCGCCCATCGTGGAGCGCGAACCGGACGAGCGGGCGAGACAGCTCGGGCTGCATCTGGCCCTGCCTCCATCATCCGGCGGGGAAATCGCCCCTGCGGTCACTCCCTGGACCGTCGAACCGGAGTGCTTCGGAGATTTCCTGATCACCATTTTCGACGAATGGGTCCGCCGCGACGTGGGCTCCATGTTCGTCATGAACTTCGAGTGGGCCCTGGCCACCTCCCTCGGTGAGGAAGGGGCGGTGTGCACCATGGCCCGCCATTGCGGCAACGCCTGCATCGTCGAACACAACGGGGACGTCTATTCCTGCGACCATTTCGTCTACCCGGAATACAGGCTCGGAAACATTCTGAGCGACGACGTCACCGCCCTGGTTTCGTCTCGGCGGCAGATCGAATGGGGCCACCGAAAGGAATCCGGACTTCCAGGTCAGTGCCTGCAGTGCCCCGTCGGCCGGGTCTGCCGGGGCGGGTGCCAGAAGCACAGGTTCGCCGTTACGGAGACCGGGGAAGCTGGCCTCAATTATCTCTGCTCCGGATATTTGAAGTATTACAGGCATATCGGAAAATACATGGCCGGCTTCAAAAAGCTGATCGAACTGGACCTTGCGCCCGAACGAATCATGGGGGCCATTGACACGCCGCTCCTGATTCCGGCCTCGGAAAAGTCGGGAAACCAGCCTGTATTGTTGTGGATTCGCTGATTGCGACATGATTTCGTCCCTTTTGAAACAGAGGAGAAAATTATGACTGGAACACAAAGCAGAGCGCTGACCGCCATTGGCAGTCTGGGCATGGCGCTGGCAGCGATATTCGCTCAGCAGCCCGTCGTGGCCCTGGCGCAGCAGGCGGCAGAGTCCCTGGACCGGACGGTCCTGCCCATTCCGGAACCAAAACGGCAGACCTTCACGGAAGTGGACGTACGGAAAGCCACGGCGCCGCCGCGATTCGCCGTCACGCCTCCGCAAGGCGCGCCCAACGTGGTCGTCGTGCTCCTCGATGATCTCGGCTTCGCCGGGACCAGCACCTTCGGTGGCCCCATCGACACGCCCAATTTCGACCGCATCGCCGACGAAGGCGTGTATTACAACAATTTCCACACCACGGCGGTCTCCTCGCCCACGCGTGCGGCCATCAAGAGCGGGCGCAACCACCACGTTTGCAACATGGGCGCCATCATCGAGATGGGCACGACCTTCCCCGGCAACACCGGCCAGATCCCCAATGACGTCGCGCCAGTGGCCGAGATGCTGCGTTTGAACGGCTACAGCACCGGCGCTTTCGGTAAATGGCATGAGACTGCGGCTTGGGAGGCCAGCGTGTCCGGTCCCTTCGACCGCTGGCCGACCCGTCAGGGCTTCGACAAGTTCTACGGCTTTTTGGGCGGCGAGACCAACCAGTGGGCACCGTTCATCTATGACGGCATTCATCCCGTGGAATTGCCTGCGGATCCGAACTACCATTTCATGACCGACATGACGGACCAGACCGTAGCCTGGATCAAGTACCAGAAGGCATTGACCCCGGACAAACCGTTCTTCGTCTACTTCGCTCCAGGCGCCGTGCATGCCCCGCACCATGTGCCTCAGGATTGGATCGCCAAGTGGAAGGGCAAGTTCGACCAGGGCTGGGACGCGATCCGCGAGCAGACACTGGCGCGCCAGATAGAACGCGGCATCGTTCCCAAGGGCACGAAGCTCGCGCCCAAGCCCGAGGCGATTCAGGACTGGAACACGCTCTCGGCTGATGAAAAGCGGCTCTTTACCCGCCAGGCCGAGGTCTTCGCGGCATTTCTGGCCATGACCGATCATGAGATCGGCCGGGTCATCAAAGCCATCGAAGACACGGGACAACTCGACAACACGATGCTCATCTTCGTCTACGGCGACAACGGCAGCAGCTCCGAGGGCGGACGCAGCGGCATGTTCAGCGAGATGACGTATTTCAACGGCGTGCAGGAAACCGTTCCGGACATGCTCAAATTCCTGGACAAGTGGGGCGGCCCCGAAACCTACCCGCACATGGCTGCAGGCTGGGCCGTGGCCCTCGATACGCCCTACCAGTGGACAAAGCAGGTCGCGTCGGACCCCGGTGGAACCAAGGTCGGCATGGCCATTCGCTGGCCCGAAGGCATCAAGGCCAAGGGCGAACTGCGCACCCAGTTCCACCATGTCGTCGACGTGGCCCCGACCATACTGGAAGCTGCCGGCCTGCCCGAGCCCAAGAGCGTGAATGGAGTGGAACAGCGGCCCATGGACGGCGTGAGCATGGCCTACACCTTCGACGACGCCGCCGCCAAGGAGCGGCACATCACGCAGTACTTCGAGATGTTCGGCAACCGGGGCATTTACCATGAAGGCTGGTTCGCGCGAACCATCCACCGGGCGCCGTGGGAGCAAAAAGCCCGCCGCGCGCTGGACGACAATTCCGCCTGGGAGCTGTACGATACGCGCACCGATTTCAGCCTGGTCAACGATCTGTCGTCCAAGCATCCGGACAAGCTCAAGGAACTGCAGGCGCTTTTCCTGGCCGAAGCATCGAAGAACCACGCGCTGCCCATCGACGACCGCGTCTTCGAGCGGGTGAATGCGGAACTGGTGGGACGACCCGATCTGATGGCCGGCCGAACGTCCATCGTCCTGGCCGAAGGCATGACGGGGATGACCGAGAACGTGTTCCTGAACATCAAGAACAAGTCCAAGACCATCACCGCCGAGATCGACGTGCCCGAAGGCCGGGATGCCAACGGCATCATCATGGTCCAGGGCGGTCGTTTCGGCGGCTGGGCCCTGTATGTGAAAGACGGCATTCCGGCCTACGACTACAACTTCCTGGGCCTGGAGCGCACGACCGTGGCCGGGGCCGAGAAGCTTAAAGCCGGAAAATACACGCTGCGCTTCGAGTTCGCCTATGATGGAGGCGGGTTTGGCAAGGGCGGGATGGGAACGCTTTATGTGAACGACAAGAAGGTCGGAGAGGGTCGCATCGGTCGCACGCAGCCAATGATATTCTCTGCGGATGAAACTGCCGATGTGGGCATCGATCTGGCGACGCCGGTGGTGGAATCCATCGGGGCGGAAGCCAAGTCCCGCTTCAACGGGCGGATTCCGAAGGTGACGGTGGAGGTCAAGGCTGCAAAGCCTGCGGAAAAGGCCGAAGCCGACGCTGCAATCCTCCTGGCCGACAAAAAGGCCATGGCGGATTAGTCTGAACACGCATCGGTGAGGATCTGGACAAATCCGATCCTCACCGTTTCAATGTCGCTGAAGAATTCCTCACGGAGGGTCTATCATGGAAAACAAGTTCGTTCTGCAGATGTGGCTGGTCGCCATCGCGTTTTTGGTCGCAATACCGGGCTCGGCGCAGTCTTCGCAATACAAAATGACGACCGACATCCCGCCCGGCATCGCAATGCCGGACAGCGTGGAGACACGCCTGGGCACGCTCAAGTTTTTTGATGGTTTTCCCGACGACGCCTCGGTTGAAAAAATCTATGACAACCTCGACTTTCAGCGCGCGGTGCAGGCCTATCTGCTGGCGCTGCCAGCCGTGAACATGGCTGGCCTGCGAGAAGGTTTACTGCAGCTTGGGCCGCCCAACACCACGATTCCGACATTCGACACGATGATGGATTCGCGGTCCCTGTTTCTGACCGCGAACGCCAACACGGCCTACACCTGGGTTTGGATCAATCTGAAGGACGGCCCTCTGGTCGCAGAGGTTCCGCCCATGGTGCTGGGCATGATTGATGATTTCTGGTTCCGTTATGTCACCGACATAGGCATCGTCGGCCCCGACAAAGGCAACGGGGGCAAGTATCTGCTCCTGCCGCCCGACTATAAGGGTGATGTGCCGCAGGGTTATATCGTCGTGCGTGTCCCCACCTACGAATCCATTCTCGTCTGGCGTAATTTTCCCGTGAAAGGGGATATCAAGCCCGCCATCGAAAGCCTCAAGAAACTCACCCGGATTTATCCCCTGGATCAGGTCGGCAACCCGCCGGAAAATACATTTGTAAATATTTCCGGACGGGAATTCAGCACGGTGGCCCCAGCCGACTATAAGGTCTGGGAACTGCTCAATCAGGTCGTTCAGGGCGAACCGGTCGAGTCTCTGGACCCGGTGACGCTCGGCTTTTTTGCGTGCATCGGCATCGAGAAAGGCAAGCCTTTCGCTCCCGATGCACGCATGAAGGAAATCCTGACCGAGGCGGCGGCAGTGGGCGACGCCACGGCGCGGACCATCCTTTTCCAGAGCAGGATCCCCGAGGCCTTCTACTATCCGAACAGCACGTGGCGTCAGTGGCTTGGCGGCTACAAATTCGAGTCGCAGCCCGGCGTGCATTATCTGGACGCAGCGTCTTTCTTCTATTTCTATGCGACCGGCGTGACGCCAGCCATGGAAGCGAAGATGGTCGGACAGGGCTCCCAGTATGCTGTCGGGTTGGTCGATTCCACCGGCGCTGCCCTGGATGGTGGCAAGAACTACCGGCTGCATCTGCCGCCCAACATCCCGGTGAAGGATTTCTGGTCGGTGATTCTGTACGATAACCAGACCCGCTCCATGCTCCAGACCGACCAACAATTTCCGATGGTCAGCAGCCAGGACAAAAACGTTCTCGTCAACGCCGACGGTTCTGTGGATGTCTATTTCGGACCCAAGGCACCGGCTGGCAAGGAGCACAACTGGATTCAGACAATTCCCGGCAAGGGTTGGAACACGCTGCTGCGTCTCTATGGACCGCTTCAGCCATGGTTCGACAAGACCTGGCGTCCGAGTGAGATCGAAGAGGTGAAATGATCCTTGGCTTCGGCGCCAGGCTGAGGTCTTGATGAAAGAAAATGCAGAATACGATGCACGGCGCACCGCAAAAAAAGCGAAGCCATATCAATGACTTCGCTTCTCTTATTGACAAACCTTATTCTGTTCTCTCTCAGAACGGCGCGTCATCCATTCCGCTGGCCTCGGAGGGGAAGGCTGGGCCCATGTCGTCGTCGTAGCCTGCGTTCGCGCTGCCGCCCTGGGGTGCTGCCTGGGGCCGCTGCTGGTACTGCGGGGCTGCGGCGTAGCCACCTTCGGTTGGACGGGAATCAAGCCCCTGCACGCGGTCGGCCTTGATCTCGGTGGTGTATTTTTCCACGCCGTCCTTGTCGGTCCACTTGCGGGTCTCGATCTTGCCCTCGATGTAGACCAGTCGGCCCTTGGCGAGATAATTTCCGCAGAATTCCGCCTGCTTGCCCCAGACAACGATGCGATGCCATTCGGTCTTCTCGACCTTCTGACCGTCTTTACCCGTGTATGTCTCATCCGTGGCGATGGAAAAATTGGCCACCGGCTGCCCGGACGGAGTGTAGCGCATCTCCGGATCACGGCCCAAACGGCCGATCAAGATTGCTTTGTTCAGACTACCTGCCATGTCGTCTCCTCGTGTATGTTGATTCGGTCATGGATTGGCCACCTGCCTTTCCAGCTCGCCAAGCCCCTCTTCGATCCGGTCGGAGGCCTGGTTGGCGGCCTGCGGGTTCCAGTCGGCAAGGTGCCGCTGCAAGTCCTCCACCGCCTTCACGACCTTGGGAAGTCCCGAGGCCACAACCGCGCGAAAGGCCTCGGGCATGACTCCGAACTGATACAGGTCATCAAGCGCCCTGACAAGCTCGAGCACCCCCGCCATCTCGTACGGAAATCCGGGTTTGGTCTCCTCGAAGGCCAGGCTCCAGAGACGGGGCCAGGCCTTGCGGACATCCGCTTCGTCGTAGGTGTAGGCATACACTCGAACCTGCAGGACCTTGCCCATCAGTCTCTCTCCTCCCAGTCGCTCTGCACGCGGCTGACAACTTCCTGAATCTGGCCTAGCTGATCTTCAGGGCAGACGCCGATGAGCGGGCTGTCCCGATCCACGGAATCGTTGGTCTCGAAATAGACGGCATAGATGATGCCGGCCGGGCCGCTGTAGCGGATCGAGGTCTCGCGCTTCATGCGCGAAAGGATGAAAAGCTCCATCCCGTCCTCGATATGCACGCTCTGGCTGCCCTTGGTCTTGACCTTGATGTCCACGTCGGGGAAGAAATAATACTTCCCCTTCTCCGGAGCCAAAAACAGGGACAAAGAGCGGCGCATAATGCGGGCGATGACCTCTTCGCGGGTCAGATAATGCCGGATGGTCATGAGCTCCTGACCGGCCTGCACGAACTGGCCGTTTGCGACCTCGCCCAGAGACATGACCTCGCCCTTCTGCGGGGCATAGAGGGGTTTTTTGACATTCTCGCGCTCCATGCGGACCAGCAGCGTCCCGGGCACCTCTTTCCAGGTACCGCTGGGGCCGACGACCCGCACTCCAGGCTCTTTGGCCACGAATTCCACTTTTCCGCTATGGGGAGCCCGGATGGAGATTTTCTCGTAAGGCTCCTCGCGCAGCTCACGAAGCAATTCTTTGACGTCTATCACGTACGACTCCTATCGGTAGTAAAGGTTGCGGCCACCCATGGTTTGCAGGGACTGGACCAGGTTGCCCCGGATTTCCCGGCGATCCCAGATGCCCTGGATATGCCCGCGAGACAGCGCCTGATAGGCGTTGTGGTAATTAGGCGGGATATCCATGCCCGTGGTCTCCTTGATGACCCCGGGACCGGCGAAACCGATATTGGCCGAACGCACCGCGAACTGGTACGGCGAGCACCCCAGAAAACTGGCCACCGGACCGGCGTAGGAATTGGTGTCGTAGAGCACCAGGTACAGGCCGCCGGCTTCCGTGTAGCGGCGCACGGCCATGGTGCAGCGCGGCATCTGGATGACGCCGTTGACGCCTTCCTGGATGCGGATGCCCGCGGTGCCGTGCACATACGACAGGAAAGGCAGCTGTTTTTTACGCGCACGCTCCATGGCGCGCATGAACTTCTCGCCCTCGGCCGCGCCCACGCTGCCGCCGCGAAAAGCGCCCATGAACATGGCGACCATGACCGACGTGCCCTCAATGCGGGCTTCGAAGGTCATGCAGCCGCATTTGTGGCCGGTCTTGCGTTTGGCTTCGTCAAGCTTCAGGTCGAACCCGTCGAACTTGAGGGGATTGGTGGACTCGATCTCGCTAAAGACCTCGTAAATGGAACCCGGATCAAAAATGTTGTGCAGATACCACTGGTATTCCATGGGAAAATGATGCCCGCAGAAGCTGCACACCCCGGCCCATTCCCCGAAAAGATCCGGCGCCCACTGGTCCAGGCAGCCATGCACGGCGGTGTTGGGGCAAACCACGGCCCGATCGGACTTGGCCTGAGGGCTGACGTACTGCCACTTGCCGCTGTTCTGCGCACCGTCGTCCCAGGCGGACAGGGAGGTCAGCCCGGCCTTGTCCACATCCTTCTTGGCCGTGCCGAACGACAGCTTGGACATGATGTTCTTCCAATACCTCGTCGAACGACCGACCACGACCTGCATCTCCGCGTGCATGTCCTCGGCCAGCTCCGTGACCTTCTTGTGCTGTTTGCCGAACAGGTCGTAGCGGAAATAGGAATACAGGGAGGAAAAGAACTCCCCGGTCCATTCACTGCCGCGACTGAACCAGTGCCGCTTGTCGAGATACGCGTCCTGGGCCATGCGGCGGAATTTCACGTAACGAGTCCAGAGCAGACGCTCCTTGGCCCGGCTGTCGAGACTCCAGCGTACATACACGTCCGCGCCCTTGTGCCGCCGCAGCGCGAGCGACCTGAAAAGGCGCATGCCCCGGACGTTCAATACAATCTCGTCGGTGGACGAAATCACGGATTTGCGCAGCTTGCGAAAGAAGTCATAGTGTTCGGGCCGGGCGCCAAGCTCGGGTTCATTGATCTTCCAATCCACGAAACCCATGGCGCGGTTGTCGTCGGCCGTCATCTTGAGTTGCTTGGCGCAGTGCTCGATGAGTTTGGGTTCGGCCCGCTGCCCGCCGCGCAGACGGCCTTCGATGGCGGCCGCGCCCTCAGGGGAAATGACCGAGTAGTAGCCATGCGACATCATGATGCGCGTGTCTGCGAGGCCAATGGCCTCGGCTCCGCCGGACCCGCCTTCGGAGATGACGGCCACGATGGGCACCTTGAGCCCGGCCATTTCGTAAAGATTCTTGGCGATCTGCTGGGCCGCCCCGGGATAGTCCTCAATGGGGTAGGAGCCGGGGGTGAAGATATATGTATGGATGGGGATATTTTCCGTCTCCGCGACCTTCATATAGTGCAAGGCCTTGGCGTTGCCCCAGGGCTTGACCGAACCGCCGTTGCGGAATTCCTGGCCGTGCCCCTTTTCCTGGCCGATGACCATGACCGCCTGGTTATGAACCTTCTTGCCCTGCCTGCGGGTGATGTACGCCCGCGCGATGAGCATGCTCGGGTCGATGCTGTAGTCGTCCTGGCCGCCGATCTCGGTGTAGTTGTCGTACACGTTCTCAAGAATGTCCTTGAGACAGATGCGCTGCGGGTGCCGGACGATGCGCACCTTGTTCATGGGGGTCAACTCGCGTTCGAGCTTCTTTTCCAGAAAACGAAACAGCTCTTCCAGAGTTTCCAGTTGCCGGACGGCTTCCTGCTTGGGCAGGCCGGGCTCGCGAGCGACGTACTCGCCGAGCTTGGCCTCCAGCATGATGACATTGGTATTTTCATCGGGCCCGAAGATGTCCAGAATATATTTCAGACGGTCCCGAAGTTCTTGTATGCGTTTTTCGATATCCATAAGAGTTCGCGATTGCCTCGCAGGCTTGGGTTATCAGGCTGCCCCGAAACGGCGAGCTGCTTCGTCACTGCAGAAAACCCGGACCCTCGCGTCTGTAAAATACCCTTGCGGGCACACGTACGCTTCGGTCCTGGATTTTCTTTGTTTCTCGCATCTCACCATTTTTGAACAGCCTGAACATTGGTAATTATTCACTATTATACCGGACGAACCGGCCTAGCTTGAGCGCTTAATCAATATCCGGCGCGGAAGTGATCCCGAAGCCGGCTCAAATTCTAGAAAGCCAGAATGCCCTCTGTCTTGCGCTTCAGGAATTCGACATTGGACTTCAAGGCCTCGCCGGAAGCGTTCTGACCCTGCAGGTTCAGGGAATTCAGAAATTCCACGCCACGAGCCTTGGCCTCGGCCAGGTCCTTGCCCCAGATGATGGCCAGGGCCAGGTTGGGGTCGAAATCCGTAGGGATCTCGTATTCTCGATCCGTAGGGACCTGACTGTGCAGCTTGAGCCAATCCTGCTCCGGCCAGCCGAAGGAGGTTATGCGGCCGACCCAGGGGGAAAACTTGTTGTCCGGGTCCTCGGCGATGATGCGGTATTCGATGCCGACGCCGTTCAAGGTGATGTCCTTCTGGGTGTACCCGAGCGGCGCGCCCAGACCCACCCGGATCTGTTCGGCGATGAGATCCACGTCGCCCTTGCCCTTGATGGCGGCGATGCGCGCGGAGACTCCGTTTTCAACCTGGATGCGGGTGTTGACTTCCATCAAAAACGGCTGGCCCGTGGGGCTGACGATCCATTCCCAGGTCCCGACGTTGTCGTAGCCGGCTTCGCGGGCCATGCGCAGGGAATATTCGGTGATGTCTTCGAGCACCTTTTTGGCGTCGAAGGCGTAGCGCAGGGAGGACGGATCGAACCCGGGCGCGACCTCGATGCGTTTCTGGTGGCCAAGGGACTGCACCGAGCAGTTGCGGGTGCCGAAATGGACGGGATTCTGGCCCGTGCGGTCGGAAACGACCTGCACTTCCAGATGGTTGAAATCGAAGATGCGCTGTTCGATGAGCACGCCTTCATCACGGAACTGGCGCTTGGAGTAGCTCTTGATGCGGCGCAGGACGCTGCGGAACTTGTCCAGATCCTCCACTTCCTCGATGCCCATGCCTCCGCCGCCGGCCGAAGCCTTGACCAGGATGACGGGCTTGGCCACACCCTGTTCCGTCTGAAAATCGAACAGGGACTTGGCGATGTGCTCGGCTTCGAGATCGTCGGTCACGGGCTTGTCCGACCCTGGCACCGTGGGCACGCCGAGCTTGCGGGCCAGGCGTTTGGTGTTGATCTTGTCGCCGAGCTCGCGGATGACCTGCCAGGAAGGCCCGATGAAAATGAGCTTATGCTCACGCTGGGCCACGCGGCGGGCGAAGCGGTAATCTTCGGCAAAGAAGCCGTATCCGGGATGAATGGCCGTGGCCTTGGCCTCATCCGCCACGGCAAAGAGTTCGTTGGCGTCGAGATATGAACTGACCCGGTACAGGGACTCGTCCC
This DNA window, taken from Desulfomicrobium sp. ZS1, encodes the following:
- a CDS encoding anaerobic sulfatase maturase, which gives rise to MHSQELSASFPVALTPGVHLMAKPAGPDCNLRCAYCFYLEKEALFPDIKRPRMTDEVLEAYVRQTAAANLNTPGGLLFSWQGGEPTLMGLPFFRRAVELERKYAEGQAVANTLQTNGTLLTDEWCEFLAQNGFLVGLSLDGPDFVHDRHRRDAAGRGTFERVLRALKLMQKHGVEYNVMATVSRESAGQPLEIYSFFKDQGVRHVQFSPIVEREPDERARQLGLHLALPPSSGGEIAPAVTPWTVEPECFGDFLITIFDEWVRRDVGSMFVMNFEWALATSLGEEGAVCTMARHCGNACIVEHNGDVYSCDHFVYPEYRLGNILSDDVTALVSSRRQIEWGHRKESGLPGQCLQCPVGRVCRGGCQKHRFAVTETGEAGLNYLCSGYLKYYRHIGKYMAGFKKLIELDLAPERIMGAIDTPLLIPASEKSGNQPVLLWIR
- a CDS encoding arylsulfatase → MTGTQSRALTAIGSLGMALAAIFAQQPVVALAQQAAESLDRTVLPIPEPKRQTFTEVDVRKATAPPRFAVTPPQGAPNVVVVLLDDLGFAGTSTFGGPIDTPNFDRIADEGVYYNNFHTTAVSSPTRAAIKSGRNHHVCNMGAIIEMGTTFPGNTGQIPNDVAPVAEMLRLNGYSTGAFGKWHETAAWEASVSGPFDRWPTRQGFDKFYGFLGGETNQWAPFIYDGIHPVELPADPNYHFMTDMTDQTVAWIKYQKALTPDKPFFVYFAPGAVHAPHHVPQDWIAKWKGKFDQGWDAIREQTLARQIERGIVPKGTKLAPKPEAIQDWNTLSADEKRLFTRQAEVFAAFLAMTDHEIGRVIKAIEDTGQLDNTMLIFVYGDNGSSSEGGRSGMFSEMTYFNGVQETVPDMLKFLDKWGGPETYPHMAAGWAVALDTPYQWTKQVASDPGGTKVGMAIRWPEGIKAKGELRTQFHHVVDVAPTILEAAGLPEPKSVNGVEQRPMDGVSMAYTFDDAAAKERHITQYFEMFGNRGIYHEGWFARTIHRAPWEQKARRALDDNSAWELYDTRTDFSLVNDLSSKHPDKLKELQALFLAEASKNHALPIDDRVFERVNAELVGRPDLMAGRTSIVLAEGMTGMTENVFLNIKNKSKTITAEIDVPEGRDANGIIMVQGGRFGGWALYVKDGIPAYDYNFLGLERTTVAGAEKLKAGKYTLRFEFAYDGGGFGKGGMGTLYVNDKKVGEGRIGRTQPMIFSADETADVGIDLATPVVESIGAEAKSRFNGRIPKVTVEVKAAKPAEKAEADAAILLADKKAMAD
- a CDS encoding DUF1254 domain-containing protein, with amino-acid sequence MENKFVLQMWLVAIAFLVAIPGSAQSSQYKMTTDIPPGIAMPDSVETRLGTLKFFDGFPDDASVEKIYDNLDFQRAVQAYLLALPAVNMAGLREGLLQLGPPNTTIPTFDTMMDSRSLFLTANANTAYTWVWINLKDGPLVAEVPPMVLGMIDDFWFRYVTDIGIVGPDKGNGGKYLLLPPDYKGDVPQGYIVVRVPTYESILVWRNFPVKGDIKPAIESLKKLTRIYPLDQVGNPPENTFVNISGREFSTVAPADYKVWELLNQVVQGEPVESLDPVTLGFFACIGIEKGKPFAPDARMKEILTEAAAVGDATARTILFQSRIPEAFYYPNSTWRQWLGGYKFESQPGVHYLDAASFFYFYATGVTPAMEAKMVGQGSQYAVGLVDSTGAALDGGKNYRLHLPPNIPVKDFWSVILYDNQTRSMLQTDQQFPMVSSQDKNVLVNADGSVDVYFGPKAPAGKEHNWIQTIPGKGWNTLLRLYGPLQPWFDKTWRPSEIEEVK
- a CDS encoding single-stranded DNA-binding protein, giving the protein MAGSLNKAILIGRLGRDPEMRYTPSGQPVANFSIATDETYTGKDGQKVEKTEWHRIVVWGKQAEFCGNYLAKGRLVYIEGKIETRKWTDKDGVEKYTTEIKADRVQGLDSRPTEGGYAAAPQYQQRPQAAPQGGSANAGYDDDMGPAFPSEASGMDDAPF
- a CDS encoding formin-like protein 18, whose product is MGKVLQVRVYAYTYDEADVRKAWPRLWSLAFEETKPGFPYEMAGVLELVRALDDLYQFGVMPEAFRAVVASGLPKVVKAVEDLQRHLADWNPQAANQASDRIEEGLGELERQVANP
- a CDS encoding biotin attachment protein, producing MIDVKELLRELREEPYEKISIRAPHSGKVEFVAKEPGVRVVGPSGTWKEVPGTLLVRMERENVKKPLYAPQKGEVMSLGEVANGQFVQAGQELMTIRHYLTREEVIARIMRRSLSLFLAPEKGKYYFFPDVDIKVKTKGSQSVHIEDGMELFILSRMKRETSIRYSGPAGIIYAVYFETNDSVDRDSPLIGVCPEDQLGQIQEVVSRVQSDWEERD
- a CDS encoding carboxyl transferase domain-containing protein, whose translation is MDIEKRIQELRDRLKYILDIFGPDENTNVIMLEAKLGEYVAREPGLPKQEAVRQLETLEELFRFLEKKLERELTPMNKVRIVRHPQRICLKDILENVYDNYTEIGGQDDYSIDPSMLIARAYITRRQGKKVHNQAVMVIGQEKGHGQEFRNGGSVKPWGNAKALHYMKVAETENIPIHTYIFTPGSYPIEDYPGAAQQIAKNLYEMAGLKVPIVAVISEGGSGGAEAIGLADTRIMMSHGYYSVISPEGAAAIEGRLRGGQRAEPKLIEHCAKQLKMTADDNRAMGFVDWKINEPELGARPEHYDFFRKLRKSVISSTDEIVLNVRGMRLFRSLALRRHKGADVYVRWSLDSRAKERLLWTRYVKFRRMAQDAYLDKRHWFSRGSEWTGEFFSSLYSYFRYDLFGKQHKKVTELAEDMHAEMQVVVGRSTRYWKNIMSKLSFGTAKKDVDKAGLTSLSAWDDGAQNSGKWQYVSPQAKSDRAVVCPNTAVHGCLDQWAPDLFGEWAGVCSFCGHHFPMEYQWYLHNIFDPGSIYEVFSEIESTNPLKFDGFDLKLDEAKRKTGHKCGCMTFEARIEGTSVMVAMFMGAFRGGSVGAAEGEKFMRAMERARKKQLPFLSYVHGTAGIRIQEGVNGVIQMPRCTMAVRRYTEAGGLYLVLYDTNSYAGPVASFLGCSPYQFAVRSANIGFAGPGVIKETTGMDIPPNYHNAYQALSRGHIQGIWDRREIRGNLVQSLQTMGGRNLYYR
- a CDS encoding biotin carboxylase N-terminal domain-containing protein, which codes for MKNPIEFKKHKVLIANRGEIAIRIMQACRKLGLAFVALFTEPDKDSEHCVLARKLGGDESLYRVSSYLDANELFAVADEAKATAIHPGYGFFAEDYRFARRVAQREHKLIFIGPSWQVIRELGDKINTKRLARKLGVPTVPGSDKPVTDDLEAEHIAKSLFDFQTEQGVAKPVILVKASAGGGGMGIEEVEDLDKFRSVLRRIKSYSKRQFRDEGVLIEQRIFDFNHLEVQVVSDRTGQNPVHFGTRNCSVQSLGHQKRIEVAPGFDPSSLRYAFDAKKVLEDITEYSLRMAREAGYDNVGTWEWIVSPTGQPFLMEVNTRIQVENGVSARIAAIKGKGDVDLIAEQIRVGLGAPLGYTQKDITLNGVGIEYRIIAEDPDNKFSPWVGRITSFGWPEQDWLKLHSQVPTDREYEIPTDFDPNLALAIIWGKDLAEAKARGVEFLNSLNLQGQNASGEALKSNVEFLKRKTEGILAF